In Candidatus Omnitrophota bacterium, one genomic interval encodes:
- the rplW gene encoding 50S ribosomal protein L23, protein MRTSHDVIVSLMRTEKGASMEPLRKYLFRVSMTANKIEIRRAVEQIYKVKVEQVNTATMRGKNRRVRHQIGKTPNWKKAIVTLAPENKIETI, encoded by the coding sequence ATGAGAACCTCCCACGACGTTATTGTTTCTCTGATGCGGACTGAAAAGGGCGCATCGATGGAGCCCTTGAGAAAGTACCTTTTTAGAGTTTCGATGACAGCGAACAAAATCGAGATTCGCAGGGCGGTCGAACAAATTTATAAGGTCAAAGTGGAGCAAGTGAATACGGCGACAATGCGGGGAAAGAACCGCCGTGTTCGCCATCAGATCGGCAAGACTCCTAATTGGAAGAAGGCCATCGTGACATTAGCCCCGGAAAATAAGATAGAGACAATTTGA